The following proteins come from a genomic window of Methylorubrum populi:
- a CDS encoding histidine kinase dimerization/phosphoacceptor domain -containing protein — MVDPSQMHAAGPNAGPIDLPVDFDTLTPEQRDELGAGLLALDAAGKVLACNRAAGKLCGLSPDVMIGRNFFRDLVPSAHVPGFYGRFLAGQRRGLADQAFEFVFGRIPAPLRARIVLRAGANGCTWLTISPLEQIAAGPSREAVLAAISQRSRAEPVDPSLCEREPIHIPGSIQPNAVMLAADAASLEILAFSANAADVLAPAQFPPTGLNLEAVLPGGIVSAIRDGLAAHTLTDGRLLRRTLTLPPREERFHLVAHAHLGRVIVELELAPERPEDFLAASPLDAELAMMRLRAAETLTEAAQIAALEIRAMTGFESVLVYRFDAEWNGEAIAEDMVPDWQRPLIGLRFPASDIPAQARALYTKAKSRFVIDRDCVPVPLVADRAAGNAPIDLTFAQNRTLSPIHLEYQRNLGVDGSMSISIMVENRLWGLMIGHHRRPHYVAPETRAAATVLTDGFAMRVQEIEGKALWSERQRHLDVQGLLVRGLTRSDDFVGSLTQGSPTLLDLFGATGAGIVSDEAVCLVGTTPDEAAVRALADWLRHSLPPGETTFVTDTLVLHHAPAAEYTEIASGLLAAFVGTSRQHLLFWLKPEVPSTVTWGGDPRKPVLPGSGPVAVLPRRSFERWIEERRGHSTPWATWKVALAAQLADAVDGVVLRQRRKIDELTGLLADKERLLEQKDLLTREIDHRVKNSLQIVTAFLHMQRRQIADPEARQAFSETSARVMSVARVHDSLYQGESMEQVDLGQTIQTLCSDLAGMAGDEHSVELTAEPGLMVPYRHAVALSLITTELVTNAFKYAGRPDKGARISVSVAGEEGAVRLRVCDDGEGMPPGWESAKARGTGLGMKLIRAMLDQIGARLDVENADGACFTVHA, encoded by the coding sequence ATGGTCGATCCGTCGCAGATGCACGCCGCAGGGCCGAACGCTGGTCCGATCGACCTTCCGGTCGATTTCGACACGTTGACTCCTGAGCAGCGGGACGAACTCGGCGCGGGTCTCCTGGCTCTCGACGCCGCAGGGAAGGTGCTCGCCTGCAATCGCGCGGCGGGAAAGTTGTGCGGCCTCTCGCCCGACGTGATGATCGGGCGCAACTTCTTCCGCGACCTCGTGCCGAGCGCTCACGTGCCCGGTTTCTACGGCCGCTTTCTCGCCGGCCAGCGCCGGGGCTTGGCCGATCAGGCCTTCGAGTTCGTGTTCGGCCGCATCCCGGCCCCGTTGCGGGCGCGCATCGTCCTGCGGGCGGGCGCGAACGGCTGCACGTGGCTGACGATCAGCCCCCTGGAGCAGATCGCCGCCGGCCCCTCGCGCGAGGCGGTGCTGGCCGCGATCTCGCAGCGCAGCCGCGCCGAGCCGGTCGATCCGAGCCTGTGCGAGCGCGAGCCGATCCACATCCCCGGCTCGATCCAGCCGAACGCGGTGATGCTCGCCGCCGACGCCGCGAGCCTCGAGATCCTGGCCTTCAGCGCCAACGCCGCCGACGTGCTGGCGCCCGCGCAGTTCCCGCCCACCGGCCTCAACCTGGAGGCGGTGCTGCCGGGCGGGATCGTCTCGGCGATCCGCGACGGCCTCGCCGCCCATACCCTGACCGACGGCCGGCTCCTGCGCCGCACGCTCACCCTTCCGCCGCGGGAGGAGCGCTTCCATCTCGTGGCGCACGCCCATCTCGGTCGGGTCATCGTCGAGCTGGAATTGGCGCCGGAGCGGCCCGAGGACTTCCTCGCCGCAAGCCCGCTCGACGCCGAGCTCGCCATGATGCGGCTGCGCGCCGCCGAGACCCTGACCGAGGCGGCGCAGATCGCCGCCCTCGAAATCCGCGCCATGACAGGCTTCGAATCGGTGCTGGTCTACCGCTTCGACGCGGAGTGGAACGGCGAGGCCATCGCCGAGGACATGGTGCCGGACTGGCAGCGCCCGCTGATCGGCCTGCGCTTTCCCGCCTCCGACATTCCGGCCCAGGCCCGTGCCCTCTACACCAAGGCCAAGAGCCGCTTCGTGATCGACCGGGACTGCGTGCCGGTGCCGCTGGTCGCCGACCGCGCCGCCGGCAACGCGCCGATCGACCTCACCTTCGCGCAGAACCGCACCCTGTCGCCGATCCACCTCGAATACCAGCGCAACCTCGGCGTCGACGGCTCGATGTCGATCTCGATCATGGTCGAGAACCGGCTCTGGGGCCTGATGATCGGGCATCATCGCCGGCCGCACTACGTCGCGCCGGAGACCCGCGCCGCGGCGACCGTGCTGACCGACGGCTTCGCCATGCGGGTGCAGGAGATCGAGGGCAAGGCGCTGTGGAGCGAGCGGCAGCGCCATCTCGACGTGCAGGGCCTGCTGGTGCGCGGGCTCACCCGCTCCGACGACTTCGTCGGCTCGCTGACCCAGGGCAGCCCGACCCTGCTCGACCTGTTCGGGGCCACCGGCGCGGGCATCGTCTCGGACGAGGCCGTCTGCCTCGTCGGCACGACGCCGGACGAGGCGGCGGTGCGGGCGCTCGCCGACTGGCTGCGGCACAGCCTGCCCCCCGGCGAGACCACCTTCGTCACCGACACGCTGGTGCTGCACCACGCGCCGGCCGCGGAGTACACCGAGATCGCCAGCGGCCTGCTCGCGGCCTTCGTCGGCACCTCGCGCCAGCATCTGCTGTTCTGGCTCAAGCCGGAAGTGCCGAGCACCGTGACCTGGGGCGGCGACCCGCGCAAACCCGTCCTGCCCGGCAGCGGCCCGGTGGCGGTGCTGCCGCGGCGCTCGTTCGAACGCTGGATCGAGGAGCGGCGCGGCCACTCCACCCCCTGGGCGACGTGGAAGGTGGCGCTCGCCGCCCAGCTCGCCGACGCCGTCGACGGCGTGGTGCTGCGCCAGCGCCGCAAGATCGACGAGCTGACCGGGCTGCTCGCCGACAAGGAGCGCCTGCTGGAGCAGAAGGACCTGCTCACCCGCGAGATCGACCACCGGGTCAAGAACTCGCTGCAGATCGTGACCGCCTTCCTGCACATGCAGCGCCGCCAGATCGCCGATCCGGAGGCGCGGCAGGCCTTCTCCGAGACCTCGGCCCGGGTGATGAGCGTCGCCCGCGTCCATGACAGCCTGTATCAGGGCGAGAGCATGGAGCAGGTCGATCTCGGCCAGACGATCCAGACCCTGTGCAGCGACCTCGCCGGCATGGCCGGCGACGAGCACAGCGTCGAGCTGACCGCCGAGCCCGGCCTGATGGTGCCCTACCGCCACGCGGTGGCCCTCTCGCTGATCACCACCGAGCTCGTGACCAACGCGTTCAAATATGCCGGCCGGCCCGACAAGGGCGCGCGGATCAGCGTCAGCGTCGCGGGCGAGGAGGGCGCCGTCCGCCTTCGGGTCTGCGATGACGGCGAGGGCATGCCGCCGGGCTGGGAGAGCGCCAAGGCGCGGGGCACCGGGCTCGGCATGAAGCTGATCCGGGCCATGCTCGACCAGATCGGCGCCCGCCTCGACGTCGAGAACGCCGACGGCGCCTGCTTCACCGTTCACGCCTGA
- a CDS encoding biliverdin-producing heme oxygenase → MSDSLHARLREATAAAHEALERDLDWEARVATLPGYRDLLVRLRGFHAAYEPAIGAALADAPFFDPRRRLPALDADLHALDRRAPDTPSAPAAPRLDGPGAALGALYVLEGSTLGGAVIGRHVARLHGEGVPLAYYAGRGRDTGPLWRSFRERLDGLPEADAAAAFAAGIATFEAMRGWLVSGEG, encoded by the coding sequence TTGAGCGACAGCCTGCACGCCCGCCTGCGGGAAGCCACGGCCGCGGCCCATGAGGCGCTGGAGCGCGACCTCGATTGGGAGGCGCGGGTGGCGACGCTGCCCGGCTACCGCGACCTGCTGGTCCGCCTGCGCGGCTTCCACGCCGCCTACGAGCCGGCGATCGGCGCCGCGCTCGCGGACGCACCCTTCTTCGATCCCCGGCGGCGCCTCCCGGCTCTCGATGCGGATCTGCACGCCCTCGACAGGCGCGCGCCCGACACTCCATCCGCCCCCGCCGCGCCCCGGCTCGACGGGCCGGGCGCGGCGCTCGGCGCGCTCTACGTGCTGGAGGGCTCGACGCTCGGCGGCGCCGTCATCGGCCGCCACGTCGCCCGCCTGCACGGGGAGGGCGTGCCGCTGGCCTATTACGCGGGCCGCGGTCGGGACACCGGTCCGCTCTGGCGCAGCTTCCGCGAGCGGCTGGACGGGCTCCCGGAAGCGGACGCCGCCGCGGCCTTCGCCGCCGGGATCGCGACCTTCGAGGCGATGCGGGGGTGGCTCGTGTCGGGCGAGGGCTGA
- a CDS encoding lysylphosphatidylglycerol synthase domain-containing protein → MVEAPARSRERPAERRLPQRLLHGLLRRLPLIGTLVGLGLGVWLVTTNDLAAIGAAFGRIGVAGLAAIVGVRAVIVLLCGLAWSSVLAGIPPSGRIRTGAASAGLSVKPRVEPPVETGAFVILRFVREGVNVLLPVASVGGEVVGGRLLTFWGVAGSLAAASLLADMLIQVATQVAFTGLGAALLWRLPGEAAAALAWWTTQAAAVAVAAVAAFFALQTLGAARGLERRLAGLGRRFLRSAAPEGAKPEGGAASILSVQEALDAVWARGRRGRIAQSVTLHAVAWGLGAAEIWIVLACIGVEVSLTEVLVLESLSQAIKSAAFAVPSGLGVQEGGFVVVGALFGLDAGTAIALSLAKRVPDVVLGLPSLIVWQILEAKRTQVLAPP, encoded by the coding sequence ATGGTTGAAGCCCCCGCACGCAGCCGGGAGCGCCCCGCCGAGCGGCGGCTGCCGCAGCGCCTCCTGCACGGACTGCTGCGCCGGCTGCCGCTGATCGGCACCCTGGTCGGACTCGGGCTGGGCGTCTGGCTCGTCACCACCAACGACCTCGCGGCGATCGGGGCGGCGTTCGGACGGATCGGGGTGGCGGGGCTGGCCGCCATCGTGGGCGTGCGGGCGGTCATCGTGCTGCTCTGCGGCCTCGCCTGGTCGAGCGTGCTGGCCGGCATCCCCCCCTCCGGCCGGATCCGGACGGGGGCGGCCTCGGCCGGGCTTTCGGTCAAGCCTCGGGTCGAACCGCCTGTCGAAACCGGCGCCTTCGTGATCCTGCGCTTCGTACGCGAGGGCGTGAACGTGCTGCTGCCGGTCGCCTCGGTGGGCGGCGAGGTGGTGGGGGGTCGCCTGCTGACCTTCTGGGGCGTCGCGGGCAGCCTCGCGGCGGCCTCGCTGCTCGCCGACATGCTGATCCAGGTCGCGACGCAGGTGGCCTTCACCGGGCTCGGCGCCGCCCTGCTCTGGCGGCTGCCGGGCGAGGCCGCCGCCGCGCTCGCGTGGTGGACGACGCAGGCCGCCGCGGTGGCGGTGGCGGCGGTCGCCGCCTTCTTCGCCCTGCAGACCCTCGGCGCGGCGCGGGGACTGGAGCGGCGCCTCGCCGGCCTCGGCCGCCGCTTCCTGCGCTCGGCGGCTCCGGAGGGGGCGAAGCCGGAGGGGGGCGCGGCGAGCATCCTCTCGGTGCAGGAGGCCCTCGACGCGGTCTGGGCGCGGGGCCGGCGCGGACGCATCGCCCAGTCGGTCACCCTGCACGCCGTGGCATGGGGGCTCGGCGCGGCGGAGATCTGGATCGTGCTCGCCTGTATCGGGGTCGAGGTCAGTCTGACCGAGGTCTTGGTGCTGGAATCGCTGTCGCAGGCGATCAAGTCGGCGGCCTTCGCGGTGCCGAGCGGGCTCGGCGTGCAGGAGGGCGGCTTCGTCGTGGTGGGCGCCCTGTTCGGGCTCGATGCCGGCACCGCGATCGCCCTGTCGCTGGCCAAGCGCGTCCCCGACGTGGTCCTCGGCCTGCCCTCGCTGATCGTCTGGCAGATCCTGGAAGCGAAGCGGACGCAGGTGCTGGCACCGCCCTGA
- a CDS encoding capsule biosynthesis protein, translated as MSSDDEVKQATRVRPSPSVQSLMDLARRSVPDLRRNAETIEPVAPGRRLGGALVERARRTLEWTRLPGLRPREARPPERMAKRLFRSYCLFALVPTAVVGLYVFVIASPQYIVESQFAVRGNVEPMASAELGLHTDLILKHNSQDSFILRDYIGSRPMVEAVDAKLGLAKMFSEGGIDFWARYDADQPVEKLVRYWRRHVIPQIDAISGVIHLKVRAFKPEDAVAISQEVIARSETLVNGISRRAQEDMITNAKKEVEQTAERLKQARVALQEFRNRWGIIDPIKSAEAAVTTIELLRKDKIKAENDLRVLRDSKLDEKSRGIQVLVATVGALDGQIKDLQSRLTTDGIVSNSEHNLTQALLEYESLMVEQTVAEKLNASMQLILDRARIAAAKQQIYLATFVPPLLPTYSEYPAPFYALFAALFCFTVLWSSVSLVTAAVNDNRL; from the coding sequence ATGAGTTCCGACGACGAGGTCAAGCAGGCGACCAGGGTCCGGCCGAGCCCGAGCGTCCAGTCGCTCATGGATCTCGCCCGGCGCTCCGTGCCGGATCTGCGGCGCAACGCCGAGACGATCGAGCCGGTCGCGCCGGGCCGGCGGCTCGGCGGCGCGCTGGTCGAGCGGGCGCGCCGCACCCTCGAATGGACCCGACTGCCCGGCCTTCGGCCGCGGGAGGCGCGCCCGCCCGAGCGGATGGCCAAGCGGCTGTTCCGCAGCTACTGCCTGTTCGCGCTGGTGCCGACCGCGGTGGTCGGGCTCTACGTCTTTGTGATCGCCTCTCCGCAATACATCGTCGAGTCGCAGTTCGCCGTGCGCGGCAACGTCGAGCCGATGGCCAGCGCCGAGCTCGGCCTGCACACCGACCTGATCCTGAAGCACAACAGCCAGGACAGCTTCATCCTGCGCGACTACATCGGCAGCCGGCCGATGGTGGAGGCCGTCGACGCCAAGCTCGGCCTGGCGAAGATGTTCTCGGAAGGCGGGATCGATTTCTGGGCCCGCTACGACGCGGACCAGCCGGTCGAAAAGCTGGTGCGCTACTGGCGCCGGCACGTGATTCCGCAGATCGATGCGATCTCCGGCGTGATCCACCTGAAGGTGCGTGCCTTCAAGCCCGAGGATGCGGTCGCGATCTCGCAGGAGGTGATCGCCCGCTCCGAGACCCTGGTCAACGGCATCTCGCGCCGGGCCCAGGAGGACATGATCACCAACGCGAAGAAGGAAGTGGAGCAGACCGCCGAGCGGCTCAAGCAGGCGCGGGTCGCTCTGCAGGAGTTCCGCAACCGGTGGGGCATCATCGACCCGATCAAGTCGGCCGAGGCCGCCGTGACCACGATCGAGCTCCTGCGCAAGGACAAGATCAAGGCGGAGAACGACCTGCGCGTCCTGCGCGACTCCAAGCTCGACGAGAAGAGCCGCGGCATCCAGGTGCTCGTGGCCACCGTCGGCGCGCTGGACGGCCAGATCAAGGACCTGCAGAGCCGCCTCACCACCGACGGCATCGTCTCGAATTCCGAGCACAACCTGACCCAGGCGCTGCTCGAATACGAGAGCCTGATGGTCGAGCAGACCGTGGCGGAGAAGCTCAACGCCTCGATGCAACTCATCCTCGACCGCGCCCGGATCGCGGCGGCCAAGCAGCAGATCTATCTGGCGACCTTCGTCCCGCCCCTGCTGCCGACCTACTCGGAATACCCGGCCCCGTTCTACGCCCTGTTCGCGGCCCTGTTCTGCTTCACCGTCCTGTGGAGTTCGGTCTCGCTCGTGACCGCGGCGGTCAACGACAACCGGCTCTGA
- a CDS encoding phosphatase PAP2 family protein, producing MHLLRISPIRMVEAAGLSLPTCGLLCLSVFAALSLQGLTGVWIRIPHFQWLAPVSMLAGVICLSAGSSCRPRFNAAVTLSAVLTIQLPVTCALAYGVQSFGLPLRDDLFVGIDRAFGFDWMMVQSFMVEKDVVMAILSLAYDTFFLQLSAAPVILAILGEIRRADRFVASFILCVLITVAVSALLPAEGAAGLVGSDKAHLLLQGATPLAELHALREGTLRIVRLEEVGPVISFPSLHCAVAYLVTAAFWPLERLRWPVVLLNAVMTVSAVTHGAHYACDCVAGLLAAAVSFHAAGRLSRGRARILSPMRGAALPPAVSAALVS from the coding sequence ATGCATCTCCTGCGCATCTCTCCGATTCGGATGGTGGAGGCTGCCGGCCTGTCGTTGCCGACCTGCGGCCTGCTCTGCCTGTCGGTTTTCGCCGCCTTGAGTCTTCAGGGTCTGACCGGGGTGTGGATCCGCATCCCTCACTTTCAGTGGCTCGCGCCGGTATCGATGCTCGCCGGCGTCATCTGTTTGAGCGCCGGATCGTCTTGCCGGCCCCGTTTCAACGCTGCCGTCACGCTCTCGGCCGTGTTGACCATCCAGCTTCCTGTCACCTGCGCTCTTGCTTACGGTGTTCAATCCTTCGGCCTGCCGCTGCGGGATGATCTCTTCGTCGGGATCGATCGCGCATTCGGCTTCGACTGGATGATGGTTCAATCCTTCATGGTCGAGAAGGATGTCGTGATGGCCATTTTGAGTTTGGCCTACGACACCTTCTTCCTGCAGCTGAGTGCGGCGCCCGTCATCCTGGCGATCCTCGGCGAGATCCGCCGGGCCGACCGCTTCGTCGCGTCCTTCATCCTATGCGTGTTGATTACGGTGGCCGTCAGTGCCCTGCTGCCGGCCGAGGGCGCCGCAGGTCTCGTCGGATCGGACAAGGCACATCTCTTACTCCAGGGCGCGACACCGCTCGCGGAGTTGCACGCCCTGCGTGAGGGCACGCTGCGCATCGTCCGCCTGGAGGAGGTCGGACCCGTGATTTCGTTCCCGTCGCTCCACTGCGCAGTGGCCTATCTCGTCACGGCCGCCTTCTGGCCGCTCGAGCGTCTGCGCTGGCCCGTGGTCCTGCTGAACGCCGTGATGACGGTCTCGGCGGTGACGCACGGTGCCCACTACGCCTGCGATTGCGTCGCCGGCCTGCTCGCCGCCGCTGTCTCGTTCCATGCCGCCGGACGGCTGAGTCGGGGGCGTGCGCGGATCCTCTCACCGATGCGCGGCGCGGCGCTGCCGCCCGCTGTCTCCGCGGCGCTGGTGTCATAG
- the flbD gene encoding sigma-54-dependent transcriptional regulator FlbD, producing MRLLIVGRLSGELVTASKIAMHRGASVTHADGIDQGLAALRAKGGDLVMVDVGLDIRRLVQALADERIRTPVVACGIASDARAAVAAIQAGAKEYIPLPPDPEMIAAVLEAVAADARSFVWRDPSMERVVRLAEQVARSEASVLITGESGTGKEVLARHVHAKSNRGNRPFVSVNCAAIPEALLESELFGHEKGAFTGAIARRIGRFEEAHGGTLLLDEISEMDVRLQSKLLRALQERVIDRVGGAAPVKVDIRVLATSNRNLAEEVKKGTFREDLFYRLNVVHLRLPPLRERLADILELATHFARKYAELNGLPLRPLARDAQALVARNPWRGNVRELENTIHRAVLLAQGPEIGPDAILSPEGESLAAPPVPGPVERAASAAEAATRGLVGRTVADVERDLILDTLDHCLGNRTHAAKILGISIRTLRNKLNEYVEAGVQVAEPGGVRAVAAYG from the coding sequence ATGCGGCTGCTCATCGTCGGACGGCTCTCGGGCGAACTCGTCACCGCCTCGAAGATCGCGATGCACCGGGGGGCCTCGGTCACCCACGCGGACGGGATCGACCAGGGCCTCGCGGCCCTGCGTGCCAAGGGCGGCGACCTCGTCATGGTCGATGTCGGCCTCGACATCCGCCGGCTGGTCCAGGCCCTGGCCGACGAGCGCATCCGCACGCCGGTGGTGGCCTGCGGCATCGCCTCCGACGCCCGCGCCGCAGTGGCGGCGATCCAGGCCGGCGCCAAGGAATACATCCCCCTCCCCCCCGATCCGGAGATGATCGCGGCGGTGCTGGAGGCGGTGGCGGCCGACGCCCGCAGCTTCGTCTGGCGCGACCCGTCGATGGAGCGCGTGGTGCGGCTCGCCGAGCAGGTCGCCCGCTCGGAGGCCTCGGTGCTCATCACCGGCGAGAGCGGCACCGGCAAGGAGGTCTTGGCCCGCCACGTCCACGCCAAGTCGAACCGGGGAAACCGTCCCTTCGTCTCGGTCAACTGCGCGGCGATCCCCGAGGCGCTGCTCGAATCCGAGCTGTTCGGCCACGAGAAGGGCGCCTTCACCGGCGCGATCGCCCGGCGCATCGGCCGGTTCGAGGAGGCCCATGGCGGCACGCTGCTCCTCGACGAGATTTCCGAGATGGACGTGCGGCTGCAATCCAAGCTCCTGCGCGCCCTGCAGGAGCGGGTGATCGACCGGGTCGGCGGCGCCGCGCCCGTCAAGGTCGATATCCGCGTGCTCGCCACCTCGAACCGCAACCTCGCCGAGGAGGTGAAGAAGGGCACGTTCCGCGAGGACCTGTTCTACCGCCTCAACGTCGTGCATCTGCGCCTGCCGCCCCTGCGCGAGCGGCTGGCCGACATCCTCGAACTCGCCACCCACTTCGCCCGCAAATACGCGGAGCTGAACGGGCTGCCGCTGCGTCCGCTGGCCCGCGACGCGCAGGCGCTGGTCGCCCGCAACCCCTGGCGCGGCAACGTGCGCGAGTTGGAGAACACGATTCACCGCGCGGTGCTGCTGGCCCAGGGACCCGAGATCGGCCCCGATGCGATCCTGAGCCCGGAGGGCGAGTCGCTCGCAGCGCCTCCCGTTCCCGGCCCGGTCGAGCGGGCGGCGAGCGCGGCGGAGGCGGCGACCCGCGGGCTCGTCGGGCGCACCGTGGCGGATGTCGAGCGCGACCTGATCCTCGACACCCTCGACCATTGCCTCGGCAACCGGACGCATGCCGCGAAAATCCTCGGCATCTCGATCCGGACCTTGCGCAACAAGCTCAACGAGTATGTCGAGGCGGGCGTGCAGGTGGCCGAGCCCGGCGGCGTGCGGGCGGTTGCCGCCTACGGCTGA
- the fliN gene encoding flagellar motor switch protein FliN — translation MSSDDFSLPQLNEGDLPYDEGGAASVRDAPTSPKSAADLEQVFDVPVVVSAVLGSSRMPIGDLLRLGPGAVLELDRKVGEAIDVFVNNRLVARGEVVLVDERLGVTMTEIIKNDH, via the coding sequence ATGTCGAGCGACGATTTCAGCCTGCCCCAGCTCAACGAGGGCGACCTGCCCTACGACGAGGGCGGCGCGGCCTCCGTCCGCGACGCGCCGACGAGCCCGAAGAGCGCGGCGGACCTCGAACAGGTCTTCGACGTGCCGGTGGTAGTCTCGGCGGTGCTCGGCTCGTCGCGCATGCCGATCGGCGACCTGCTGCGGCTCGGCCCCGGCGCCGTGCTCGAGCTCGACCGCAAGGTCGGCGAGGCGATCGACGTCTTCGTCAACAACCGCCTCGTCGCCCGCGGCGAGGTCGTGCTGGTCGATGAGCGCCTCGGCGTGACCATGACCGAGATCATCAAGAACGATCACTGA
- a CDS encoding FliH/SctL family protein: protein MSARASRPFLFDTDFGRPRGPSPADAEASARAEAERAAGEAAAYARGLQDGRSEAALQEQARLADALTRVGLAAAGLLNQSDLRDGEREAQALAFAQALARRIAGEALDARPLAAVEEAARSALRHLRGVPHLVLRVNETLVDEAETLMRRLSREHGFEGRLVVLGEPDMAPGDARLEWADGGIVRERARIEAAVESALSPNFASAEA, encoded by the coding sequence TTGAGCGCGCGCGCCTCCCGCCCCTTCCTGTTCGACACCGATTTCGGCCGCCCGCGCGGCCCCTCCCCCGCCGACGCGGAGGCCTCGGCCCGGGCCGAGGCCGAACGCGCGGCGGGGGAGGCGGCCGCCTATGCCCGCGGCCTCCAGGACGGCCGCTCGGAGGCCGCGCTCCAGGAACAGGCCCGGCTCGCCGACGCCCTGACCCGGGTCGGGCTCGCCGCCGCCGGCCTCCTCAACCAGTCCGACCTCCGCGACGGCGAGCGCGAGGCGCAGGCACTGGCCTTCGCGCAGGCGCTGGCCCGCCGGATCGCGGGCGAGGCCCTCGACGCGCGCCCGCTGGCGGCGGTGGAGGAGGCGGCCCGCTCGGCGCTGCGGCACCTGCGCGGCGTGCCTCACCTCGTATTGCGGGTGAACGAGACCCTGGTCGACGAGGCGGAGACGCTGATGCGGCGCCTGTCGCGCGAGCACGGCTTCGAGGGCCGCCTCGTGGTGCTGGGCGAACCCGACATGGCGCCGGGCGATGCCCGGCTCGAATGGGCCGACGGCGGCATCGTGCGCGAGCGCGCCCGCATCGAGGCCGCCGTTGAGTCCGCCCTCTCCCCCAATTTCGCAAGCGCGGAGGCCTGA
- the fliG gene encoding flagellar motor switch protein FliG has translation MSAGVNFNAAMESLDASKAFAEMPGPQRAAALLLLLGEEEGAPIWQRLDEDEIKLVSHAMVQLGSLEAATVERLIVDFVSRLSSGGGITSNFERTESLLLKIFPPEQVSSIMAEIKGASGKRVWASLTQIDPEILANFLRNEYPQTVAVVLSKVRADYAAKVLTILPEEFAIDVLNRMLRMETVQKEALRHIEETLRTEFVSTIAQTTRRDAHELMAEVFNAFDRQTETRFLAAIDQANRGSAKKIRQLMFTFEDLLKLDPGSVQTLMRKVDNDTLCRALKGADERVRAFFMSQMSTRAAKNLNDEMGSMGPIRLKEVDEAQAKMTELAKDLAEKGEIMIAKNGGEEELVY, from the coding sequence GTGTCCGCGGGCGTAAACTTCAACGCTGCCATGGAGAGCCTCGACGCCTCGAAGGCCTTCGCCGAGATGCCGGGCCCGCAGCGCGCCGCCGCCCTGCTGCTGCTGCTCGGCGAGGAGGAGGGCGCGCCGATCTGGCAGCGCCTCGACGAGGACGAGATCAAGCTCGTCAGCCACGCCATGGTGCAGCTCGGCTCGCTGGAGGCCGCCACCGTCGAGCGGCTGATCGTCGATTTCGTGTCGCGGCTGTCCTCGGGCGGCGGCATCACCTCGAACTTCGAGCGCACCGAGTCGCTCCTGCTCAAGATCTTCCCGCCCGAGCAGGTCTCCTCGATCATGGCGGAGATCAAGGGCGCGTCGGGCAAGCGCGTCTGGGCGAGCCTGACCCAGATCGATCCCGAGATCCTCGCGAACTTCCTGCGCAACGAGTACCCGCAGACGGTCGCCGTCGTGCTGTCGAAGGTGCGGGCCGACTACGCCGCCAAGGTGCTCACGATCCTGCCGGAGGAGTTCGCCATCGACGTGCTCAACCGGATGCTGCGCATGGAGACGGTGCAGAAGGAGGCCCTGCGCCACATCGAGGAGACGCTGCGCACCGAGTTCGTCTCGACCATCGCCCAGACCACGCGGCGCGACGCGCACGAGCTCATGGCCGAGGTGTTCAACGCCTTCGACCGGCAGACCGAGACCCGGTTCCTCGCGGCGATCGACCAGGCCAACCGCGGCTCGGCCAAGAAGATCCGCCAGCTCATGTTCACCTTCGAGGATCTCTTGAAGCTCGATCCGGGCTCGGTCCAGACCCTGATGCGCAAGGTCGACAACGACACCCTGTGCCGGGCGCTGAAGGGTGCGGACGAGCGGGTGCGGGCCTTCTTCATGAGCCAGATGTCGACCCGCGCCGCCAAGAACCTCAACGACGAGATGGGCTCGATGGGGCCGATCCGCCTCAAGGAGGTCGATGAGGCGCAGGCCAAGATGACGGAACTCGCCAAGGATCTGGCCGAGAAGGGCGAGATCATGATCGCCAAGAACGGCGGCGAGGAGGAGTTGGTCTATTGA